Proteins found in one Falco rusticolus isolate bFalRus1 chromosome W, bFalRus1.pri, whole genome shotgun sequence genomic segment:
- the LOC119140923 gene encoding LOW QUALITY PROTEIN: lung adenoma susceptibility protein 2-like (The sequence of the model RefSeq protein was modified relative to this genomic sequence to represent the inferred CDS: substituted 1 base at 1 genomic stop codon), with product MTSSIKESSVCSPDSTVSSLLTSYSIDSNIPYSNTLIHYKGKLYSSASEALEAYIENFGLSLTSSEISTGKICICQSTPKQVKFSKHHATGKHDMSLQICCFISFGVCRSVLLFSLPVVLQLLILHRVCFVEGIVPAQLRASLYGGTVNGAPVSGVSNIRIENGKVVAHQNPQKDFSKKKHVSAPVRCNSVSSKGSLRLLSFAEKYNASKNYPRXLTSQKSDLSVSGISSVPNFHYPVWLKCYSLFFWINQRKIKTSNFSEQNACLDLRGDNKVEGSCNYDSPDACFPSDNSFSRHTKKPFREDQLELLTLKVNGSLESSTEDLSDNLKNDGSSTTDILGAEMTWEKCSRCFENTFSGGHHHRPLEALKLMLFKLQAIQGSLSQNETAEQKEEFEKLSETAEAELKLCDSEIIALTNSIQKALHHLSHRRSLVEDNSNQ from the exons ATGACAAGCTcaataaaagaaagcagtgtCTGCTCTCCTGATTCAACAGTGTCTTCTCTTTTAACAAGCTATAGCATTGACAGCAATATTCCATACTCAAACACCTTGATCCACTACAAGGGCAAGCtttacagctctgcttctgAGGCTTTGGAGGCGTATATTGAAAATTTTGGTTTAAGTCTCACATCTTCAGAAATAAGCACTGGAAAAATCTGCATATGTCAAAGCACTCCCAAACAAGTTAAGTTTTCAAAGCATCATGCCACAGGAAAACATGATATGTCTCTGCAAATATGTTGTTTTATAAGTTTTGGGGTTTGCCgttctgttcttttgttttcactgcCCGTGGTATTGCAGCTCCTCATCTTGCACCGGGTGTGTTTTGTTGAAGGAATAGTCCCCGCACAACTGCGTGCAAGTCTTTATGGTGGTACAGTAAATGGTGCTCCAGTTTCTGGAGTAAGTAACATAAGAATC GAGAATGGGAAAGTTGTTGCTCACCAGAATCCACAAAAAGacttcagcaaaaagaaacatgtGTCTGCACCGGTTAGGTGCAATTCTGTCTCCTCTAAAGGAAGTTTGAGACTCTTGTCTTTTGCAGAGAAATATAACGCTTCTAAGAATTATCCAAGGTGACTTACCAGTCAGAAGTCTGACTTAAGTGTATCTGGAATAAGTAGTGTTCCCAATTTTCATTACCCAGTCTGGCTTAAGTGttacagcctttttttctggatcAACCAAAGAAAG ATAAAGACTTCTaatttttctgaacaaaatgcTTGCCTGGATCTGAGAGGTGATAACAAAGTAGAAGGAAGTTGCAACTATGACAGTCCAGATGCATGCTTCCCATCTGATAACTCATTTTCAAGACATACTAAAAAGCCATTTAGAG AGGACCAGCTTGAGCTGCTTACCTTGAAGGTCAACGGAAGTCTGGAGAGTTCAACTGAAGATTTGTCAGATAATCTGAAAAATGATGGTAGTTCTACAACAGATATACTAGGAGCAGAGATGACATGGGAAAAATGTTCCAGGTGCTTT gaaaatactttttctggaGGTCATCATCACAGGCCCCTTGAAGCTTTGAAGCTAATGTTGTTTAAACTTCAAGCAATTCAGGGAAGTTTAAGCCAGAATGAAACTGCTGAGCAAAAGGAAGAGTTTGAGAAA